AAGAAGCAAGAAAACAAAATCTAAATCTATGCGACGAATTATTTGGTCACCCAAGTATGGCAAGATACATTGAGGATGGTTACGATATAATCACAATATAGTAATTTATTAGGAGGTAAGTATGACAAGCATTTTGATGTGGGTTGCCCAGGAAGGGTTTAGAGATGAAGAGTTATTTATTCCAAAATCAACATTTGAAGAAAAAGGATACAATGTAACTGTTGTTTCTCACAACAAAGGAACAGCTTGGAGTAAATTTGGCAAGATCATTGAAGTACGTGGTATTGATGAAGTTGATTTAGAAGATTATGATGCCTTCCTATTGGTAGGTGGTCCAGGATCTTTTAATCTTACAGATGACAAAAAACTCCATGAATACATTAAGGATGCCCAAAAGAATCTTAATTTATTAGCCGGGATATGTTATTCCCCTAACATAATGGCCAGATCGGGAGTTCTGAAAGGTAAAAAGGCCACAGTATGGGGTGGGCCTGACATTTTCGATAAAGAAGGTGTAATTTTCGAGGACAAGAATGTCGTAAAGGATGGAAAAATTATAACTGCAAATGGTCCTGATGCAGCTCTTGAATGGGCAGAAGAAATAATAAATTATCTCAAATGCGGATGTGAGAAATAAATTAATATTTCTCACAAAATTTTAAGGCTTTTGGAATTCTTTTTAGCACATCAGAACTCCTGAAATTTGTGCCCATCTCTTCTGATGTGATGTCCCCGGCGATTCCGTTTAGAAAAGTCCCTGCACAAGCAGCTTCTAAGACAGTTCCTTTAGTTGCAAAGGCCGTTATGAGTCCTGAAAGTATATCGCCTGTGCCCCCTGTGGTCATGCCAGAATTTCCAGTGAAGTTCTTAATCACCCTTTTACCCTCTGATATAAGGTCAACTTCACCTTTACTGATGATAGTAATTTGGTATTTTTCTGAATTAATCAAAATATTGTCACTAGTTAAAGGCTCATCAAAGACCATCTTATATTCCGAGTGGTGGGGTGTTATACAAACATCATTTTTCTTTAAAATTTCAAGATTTTCTTTTATTGCAAAAAGACCATCGGCATCTATTATTATCTTCTTGCACGAGACACAGTTCAGAAAATCTAACACAGTTTCAACAGTTTCTGAGTCTCTGCCTATTCCAACACCCACTAAAATTGAATCAACCTTTTCTGAAAGAGTTTTTAGAACCTCAACGTCTTCTGGGATAAAGTGATTCTTTTCAGTTGGAAAGACTATCATATCTGGAGAATAGGATTTAATTACTTTGGAGCATTTCTTTGGTGATACAACATAGACGAGATCAGAAAGATAAGATGCCGCAAGAGAGGCATAAATTGGAGCTCCGTGATATTCCTTTGATCCCCCGATGACCAGAACCTTCCCGTTATCCCCTTTGTGCGAGTCGTTATCCCGCATATTTAACTTGTTGA
The sequence above is a segment of the Methanofastidiosum sp. genome. Coding sequences within it:
- a CDS encoding NAD(P)H-hydrate dehydratase, with protein sequence MDTYIIDSNCKYYGLDTPLLMENAGRSVASEIEKRFGTRNKIAVFCGLGNNGGDGFVAARYLSKENRVTVYLIGDPQNIKEGAALSKWELLKHINIEKVLIKDSCDTEKIRSDFEIYLDAIFGVGIKGTLRHPYSDVINRINEINGIKVSIDVASPYFMPNVVISLHTLKKDATTVVDIGIPKEFNYLTGPGYVNKLNMRDNDSHKGDNGKVLVIGGSKEYHGAPIYASLAASYLSDLVYVVSPKKCSKVIKSYSPDMIVFPTEKNHFIPEDVEVLKTLSEKVDSILVGVGIGRDSETVETVLDFLNCVSCKKIIIDADGLFAIKENLEILKKNDVCITPHHSEYKMVFDEPLTSDNILINSEKYQITIISKGEVDLISEGKRVIKNFTGNSGMTTGGTGDILSGLITAFATKGTVLEAACAGTFLNGIAGDITSEEMGTNFRSSDVLKRIPKALKFCEKY
- a CDS encoding DJ-1/PfpI family protein, with amino-acid sequence MTSILMWVAQEGFRDEELFIPKSTFEEKGYNVTVVSHNKGTAWSKFGKIIEVRGIDEVDLEDYDAFLLVGGPGSFNLTDDKKLHEYIKDAQKNLNLLAGICYSPNIMARSGVLKGKKATVWGGPDIFDKEGVIFEDKNVVKDGKIITANGPDAALEWAEEIINYLKCGCEK